The following are encoded in a window of Phragmites australis chromosome 22, lpPhrAust1.1, whole genome shotgun sequence genomic DNA:
- the LOC133905030 gene encoding uncharacterized protein LOC133905030 codes for MLSSDLSPPLLSSPMESDAAQNPNSNPCPPPISAYYQTRAEHHAVVSSDWLAHAAAAAASPGADAAAAAADAEAPPPSPGSGGVIEEFNFWRRKPEAAEAVAAIMALAAVIRSSRATTIMELEIELKKASDKLKSWDATSISLSAACDLFMRFVTRTSHLEHEKFDAAKSRLIERGEKFGEISLKARKTIAMLSQDFISDGCTILVHGYSRVVLEVLKLAASNHKLFRVLCTEGRPDRTGLRMSNELAALGIPVKVLIDSAVAYSMDEIDMVFVGADGVVESGGIINMMGTYQIALVAHSMNKPVYVAAESYKFARLYPLDQKDMTPAHRPIDFGVPVPDGVEVETSARDYTPPQYLTLLLTDLGVLTPSVVSDELIQLYL; via the exons ATGCTCTCCTCTgacctctcccctcccctcctctcgtCCCCCATGGAGTCCGACGCCgcccaaaaccctaactctaacCCATGTCCGCCGCCCATCTCGGCCTACTACCAGACGCGCGCTGAGCACCACGCCGTCGTGTCCAGCGACTGGCTcgcccacgccgccgccgccgccgcctcccccggtGCCGATGCtgccgcagcggcggcggacgcCGAAgctcctcccccctcccccggGAGCGGCGGCGTGATCGAGGAGTTCAACTTCTGGCGCCGCAAGCCCGAGGCCGCTGAGGCGGTGGCCGCCATCATGGCGCTCGCCGCCGTCATCCGCTCCAGCAGGGCCACCACCATTATGGAGCTCGAGATCGAGCTCAAGAAGGCCTCCGACAAGCTCAAG TCCTGGGATGCTACTTCCATTTCTCTGTCTGCTGCTTGTGATTTGTTCATGCGGTTTGTAACAAGAACCTCACATTTGGAACATGAGAAGTTTGATGCAGCAAAATCACGCCTGATAGAGCGAGGAGAAAAATTTGGAGAGATATCCTTAAAG GCTCGTAAGACAATTGCAATGCTCAGTCAGGATTTCATTTCAGATGGATGTACAATACTGGTACATGGGTATTCCAGAGTGGTATTGGAAGTTCTAAAGCTAGCTGCATCAAATCACAAGCTTTTCCGGGTACTATGCACAG AGGGCAGGCCAGACAGAACTGGTTTACGAATGTCAAATGAACTTGCAGCATTAGGCATCCCTGTTAAGGTGCTAATTGATTCAGCTGTTGCTTATTCCATGGATGAAATTGACATGGTATTTGTTGGTGCTGATGGGGTTGTTGAGAGCGGAGGAATAATTAATATGATGGGCACTTATCAGATAGCTCTTGTGGCACATAGTATGAACAAACCTGTTTACGTGGCAGCTGAAAGTTACAAG TTTGCTCGTCTATATCCCTTGGACCAAAAGGACATGACACCAGCTCACCGACCAATAGATTTTGGAGTCCCAGTACCTGATGGTGTGGAAGTTGAGACATCGGCAAGAGACTACACACCTCCGCAATATCTCACACTTCTTCTGACCGATCTTGGTGTTCTGACACCATCTGTTGTGAGCGATGAGCTCATCCAATTGTACCTATGA